One segment of Plasmodium vinckei vinckei genome assembly, chromosome: PVVCY_04 DNA contains the following:
- a CDS encoding activator of Hsp90 ATPase, putative, protein MAGSIWNKNSWHWEEKNYNKWGESYIKSKLIHLKIEDEDLSIYFDTINITGNASVSIRKGKQISSFEFVIKFKWNCLRKKENINSFGGDVEILDFSNCSLEDNDYEINVESNESNADMKKAYAILRKEGKEKIKNTLKDFQIELLKHDTNESSKELKLKETEEEKLKDIKINYNDNVRVQQDINNDNNINKIANDEKKEGSVWNINNYHWEEKCLTKWAKEELEKTLNSSTIELNNNIYMQFFNAEIEGEASSSLRKKKKIIIYDLKIGAEWKASKKNKNNEIEMEAKGYICVNEIISDFSADDENKYKYTYVFDNKTPEYSTINNIVKSDAPQKINEIIDAFVEKMKQK, encoded by the exons ATGGCAGGATCTATATGGAATAAAAACAGCTGGCATTG gGAAGAGAAAAATTACAACAAATGGGGAGAGTCTTATATAAAGTCGaaattaattcatttaaaaattgagGATGAGGACttgtctatatattttgatacAATCAACATAACAGgaaat gcTTCTGTATCAATTCGAAAAGGGAAACAGATTAGCTCTTTCGAATTTgtcattaaatttaaatggaattgtttaagaaaaaaagaaaatattaattccTTTGGTGGGGATGTGGAAATATTAGACTTTTCAAATTGTTCATTGGAG GATAATGATTACGAAATAAATGTAGAATCAAATGAAAGCAATGCAGACATGAAAAAAGCATATGCGATATTAAGGAAAGAAgggaaagaaaaaatcaaaaacaCACTAAAAGATTTCCAGATTGAACTTTTAAAGCATGACACAAATGAat CTAGCAAAGAATTAAAACTTAAGGAGACTGAAGAAGAAAAACTTAAAGACatcaaaattaattataacgATAATGTAAGAGTACAACAGGATATAaacaatgataataatataaataaaattgcaaatgatgaaaaaaaagaaggaTCCGTATggaatattaataattatcattgggaagaaaaatgtttaaCCAAATGGGCAAAAGaagaattagaaaaaaCTTTAAATAGTTCTACAattgaattaaataataatatttatatgcaattttttaatgcaGAAATTGAAGGAGAAGCTTCATCAAGTttaagaaagaaaaaaaaaattattatttatgatttaaaaattggTGCTGAATGGAAGGcttctaaaaaaaataaaaataatgaaattgaAATGGAAGCTAAaggatatatatgtgttaaTGAAATTATTTCAGATTTTTCTGCTGATGatgaaaacaaatataaatatacttaTGTTTTTGATAACAAGACCCCTGAATATTCtactattaataatatagtaaAATCAGACGCAccccaaaaaataaacgaAATTATTGACGCATTtgttgaaaaaatgaaacaaaaatga
- a CDS encoding glutaredoxin 1, putative, which produces MGSTSEAIKKFVHKIIDENKIAVFSKTECPYCVKAISILKGYNPNVYVEQIEKNPNMTEIQSYFKELTGKSSVPRIFINKEFVGGCDDLVKENDTGKLQERLKSIGMLS; this is translated from the exons atgggatCCACATCCGAagctattaaaaaattcgtACACAAAATCAtcgatgaaaataaaattgctgtattttcaaaaac cgAATGCCCATATTGTGTTAAAGCAATATCCATATTAAAAGGATATAATCCTAATGTG TATGTAGAACAAATTGAGAAAAACCCCAATATGACAGAAATTCAATCATATTTCAAGGAATTAACTG GAAAAAGTTCTGTACcaagaatatttataaacaaGGAATTTGTTGGAGGATGTGATGACttg GTCAAGGAAAACGACACCGGAAAACTTCAAGAGAGACTAAAGAGTATTGGAATGCTTAGCTAA
- a CDS encoding FAD-dependent glycerol-3-phosphate dehydrogenase, putative, with the protein MLKKALVGGGGLGMISVGGVYLLKVNFHKNMIDKDVTYKYSPIASRSEMVNRLKSNQYDILIIGGGATGAGLALDCATRGIKCALIDRNDFSSGTSSKSTKLLHGGIRYLENAVKKLDISELYFVWEALGERAHAMKIAPFMSRPVPILMPIYKLWQVPYFAYNIKIYDLLADLVCYFDKGVPNSMYIQKQNTLDQYPLLHKEELKGSLVYYDGQHNDTRMNLNLVLTSAIDDYVPGQIGATVCNHMEVINFIMDENNHKIIGVRALDKISNKEIEIYAKVIINATGPQGDIIRKMADENSKPMIQVSVGCHFILPKWYSSKNNGMIIPKTSDGRVLFLLPWENSTIVGTTDEQRPLVDNPKIDPKDTDFLATELSKYINVSPEEIKNDIKAAWCGFRPLVHDSKKQKKNNGNDENEEITTHEISRSHEIIEDDNGLISILGGKWTIYRKMAQDTIDYIISKHSDKIQNKNECRTKFLMLIGSHDENGNLNQEDLTFGCSKLGKRLVDKYSEIDYDTANYLVANYGYLSEKVCELANELKLFNKIDQSKPYIEAEIVYASRYEFANTISDVIGRRFRLGFIDTNVANQVIHKVANLLKDELNWSKDQMNKNIEEAKSYIDSLSLQQ; encoded by the coding sequence ATGCTGAAAAAGGCTCTGGTCGGAGGGGGTGGTCTCGGTATGATATCCGTTGGAGGTGTTTACCTGCTCAAGGTAAACTTTCATAAGAACATGATTGATAAGGACGTGACATATAAGTACAGTCCAATTGCTAGTAGATCTGAAATGGTAAACAGATTAAAATCAAATcaatatgatatattaataataggTGGAGGAGCTACAGGAGCAGGATTAGCTTTAGATTGTGCGACAAGAGGAATAAAATGTGCACTAATTGATAGAAATGATTTTTCAAGTGGAACATCTTCAAAGTCAACTAAATTATTACATGGTGGTATTAGATATTTAGAAAATGCAGTAAAGAAATTAGATATATctgaattatattttgtttggGAAGCTTTAGGTGAAAGAGCTCATGCAATGAAGATTGCACCGTTTATGTCTCGGCCTGTTCCAATATTAATgcctatatataaattatggcAAGTTCCATATtttgcatataatataaaaatatatgatttattaGCTGATTTAGTTTGTTATTTTGATAAAGGTGTACCTAACTCtatgtatatacaaaaacaaaatacgTTAGATCAATATCCTTTGTTACATAAAGAAGAATTAAAAGGTTCTTTAGTATATTATGATGGACAACATAACGACACAAGAatgaatttaaatttagTATTAACAAGTGCAATAGATGATTATGTACCGGGTCAAATCGGAGCTACTGTATGTAATCATATGGAAGttatcaattttataatggatgaaaataatcacAAAATAATAGGTGTTAGAGCATTAGATAAAATTagtaataaagaaattgaaatatatgcaaaagTTATTATTAATGCTACAGGACCACAAGGAGATATTATTCGAAAAATGGCAGATGAAAATAGTAAACCTATGATACAAGTATCAGTAGGTtgtcattttattttgccTAAGTGGTATTCatctaaaaataatggtATGATTATACCTAAAACTAGTGATGGTAGagtattatttcttttgcCTTGGGAGAATAGTACAATCGTTGGAACAACTGATGAACAACGTCCTTTAGTCGATAATCCAAAAATCGATCCTAAAGATACGGATTTTTTAGCAACAGAATTatctaaatatattaatgtttctcctgaagaaataaaaaatgatattaaaGCTGCTTGGTGTGGATTCCGACCTTTAGTTCATGattcaaaaaaacaaaaaaaaaataatggaaaCGATGAGAATGAGGAAATTACAACACATGAAATATCGAGAAGTCATGAAATTATTGAAGATGATAATGGATTAATTAGTATATTAGGAGGAAAATGGactatatatagaaaaatggCACAAGATACTATAGATTATATCATATCAAAACATAGTGataaaattcaaaataaaaatgaatgtcgtacaaaatttttaatgttaATTGGTAGTCATGATGAAAATGGAAATTTAAATCAAGAAGATTTAACTTTTGGATGTAGTAAATTAGGAAAAAGACTTGTTGATAAATATTCTGAAATTGATTATGATACTGCTAACTATTTAGTAGCAAATTATGGATATTTATCTGAAAAAGTTTGTGAACTAGCCAAcgaattaaaattatttaacaaaattgATCAATCAAAACCATATATAGAAGCTGAAATTGTATATGCAAGTAGATATGAGTTTGCTAATACTATCTCTGATGTAATTGGAAGAAGATTTAGATTAGGTTTTATTGATACTAATGTTGCAAATCAAGTAATACACAAAGTTGCTAACTTATTAAAAGATGAATTAAACTGGTCTAAAGAtcaaatgaataaaaatatcgaAGAAGCAAAATCGTACATCGATTCATTATCTTTACaacaataa
- a CDS encoding membrane magnesium transporter, putative yields MIKHFSVMITLIGLSSLLKCGHNVYLLLNAFKLGKDSIEDFTIPTPLTIQTILCALITIYGGSKLFLSFKKVEDMPKDFDNKSWDATHVRKSFRLSYNRKFFIKDYINDFLSKNI; encoded by the exons atgataaaacaCTTTTCAGTTATGATAACCTTGATAGGGTTATCCTCCCTATTGAAATGTGGCCACAATGTTTATTTGC TACTTAATGCTTTCAAACTAGGAAAGGATAGCATCGAGGATTTTACAATTCCAACACCA CTAACAATTCAAACAATTTTATGTGCCCTCATAACAATATACGGAGGAAGTAAACTATTTCTCAGCTTTAAAAAAGTTGAAGATATGCCAAAAGATTTTGACAATAa aTCATGGGATGCGACACACGTACGGAAAAGCTTCCGCCTAAGCTACAACAGaaagttttttattaaggattatattaatgattttttatctaaaaatatttaa
- a CDS encoding T-complex protein 1 subunit beta, putative has product MMNTVVPEVLKQGAQEDKGEIARLQGFVGAIAVGDLVKSTLGPRGLDKILTPLNIEGSRNHQHTVTNDGATILKSVWLDNPVSKILVDVSMQQDNKCGDGTTGVVVLAAEMLRNAEILVENKIHPQIICDGFRMALETAREALKESCFHHDINSDVFREDLLKIARTTLSSKLLTHEKNHFAELAVNAIMRIKDNLNLDLIHIIKKSGGTIKESYLEDGFILEKKIGINQPKTLTNCNVMIANTPMDTDKVKIYGTKVNVHSFEDIQDLENEEKMKMKKKVESIISHGCNVFINRQLIYNYPEQIFREHNVMTIEHSDFDGMERLANCLGAEIASTFEEGLNIKLGHCEKIEEIMIGEDKLIRFSGCKKNGACTIILRGASSHILEESERSLHDALAVLSETLKDNRIVLGAGCSEMLMSNAVDNLARTVEGKRSLAIEAYAKALRQIPTYILDNGGFDSSEIVSKIRAQHTKGNKYAGIDINNGDVGNIMELGIYESYNSKLSQITSATEAVEMILRVDDIIKCAPRQRSGV; this is encoded by the exons atg atgAACACAGTTGTACCTGAAGTATTGAAACAAGGGGCTCAAGAGGACAAGGGGGAAATTGCAAGATTGCAAGGATTTGTTGGAGCTATAGCTGTTGGTGATTTAGTAAAAAGTACTTTAGGACCTCGAGGAttagataaaatattaactcCTTTAAATATAGAAGGATCAAGAAATCATCAACATACTGTAACAAATGATGGAGCTACTATTTTAAAATCAGTATGGCTAGATAATCCAGTATCTAAAATATTAGTAGATGTAAGTATGCAACAAGATAATAAATGTGGTGATGGTACTACAGGTGTTGTTGTTTTAGCAGCTGAGATGTTAAGAAATGCTGAAATCTTagttgaaaataaaattcacCCTCAAATAATTTGTGATGGTTTTCGTATGGCTTTAGAAACAGCTAGAGAAGCATTAAAAGAATCATGTTTTCATCATGATATAAATTCAGATGTATTTAGAGaagatttattaaaaatagctAGAACCACTTTAtcatcaaaattattaacacatgaaaaaaatcattttgCTGAATTAGCTGTTAATGCAATTATGAGAATAAaagataatttaaatttagatttaatacatataataaaaaaaagtggaGGTACAATTAAAGAATCTTATTTAGAAGATGGTTTtattttggaaaaaaaaatcggaATAAATCAACCTAAAACTTTAACTAATTGTAATGTAATGATTGCTAATACACCTATGGATACAgataaagtaaaaatatatggaacTAAAGTAAATGTACATAGTTTTGAAGATATACAGGATttagaaaatgaagaaaaaatgaaaatgaaaaaaaaagtagaaAGTATTATATCACATGGATgtaatgtatttataaatagacaattaatttataattatcctGAACAAATATTTAGAGAACATAATGTTATGACTATAGAACATAGTGATTTTGATGGTATGGAAAGATTAGCTAATTGTTTAGGAGCTGAAATAGCATCTACTTTTGAAGAAggattaaatataaaattaggACACTGTGAAAAAATTGAAGAAATTATGATTGGTGAAGATAAATTAATACGTTTTTCAggttgtaaaaaaaatggtgcATGTACTATTATACTTAGAGGTGCATCTTCTCATATTCTAGAAGAAAGTGAAAGATCATTACATGATGCTTTAGCTGTTCTTTCAGAAACTTTAAAAGATAACCGAATTGTTTTAGGAGCTGGCTGTTCAGAAATGTTAATGAGTAATGCTGTTGATAATTTAGCAAGAACAGTTGAAGGAAAAAGAAGTTTAGCAATTGAAGCTTATGCTAAAGCTTTAAGACAAATAccaacatatatattagatAATGGTGGTTTTGATAGTTCAGAAATAGTTAGTAAAATACGGGCTCAACATacaaaaggaaataaatatgctgGTATTGATATTAACAATGGGGATGTAGGTAATATTATGGAATTAGGAATATATGAGTCATACAATTCGAAACTCTCACAAATAACATCAGCTACTGAAGCAGTAGAAATGATTTTGAGAGTTGAcgacataataaaatgtgcCCCCAGGCAAAGAAGTGGTGTATAA
- a CDS encoding 40S ribosomal protein S23, putative, protein MGSGKPSGLRSARKLRIRRRTQRWADKGYKKSHLGTRWKSNPFRGSSHAKGIVVEKVAIEAKQPNSAYRKCVRVQLIKNGKKITAFVPGDGCLNFIDENDEVLVSGFGRSGHSVGDLPGVKFKVVKVARVSLLALFKEKKEKPRS, encoded by the exons ATGGGATCAG GAAAACCTAGTGGATTAAGGTCAGCAAGAAAACTTCGAATAAGAAGAAGAACACAAAGATGGGCAGACAAGGGATACAAAAAATCCCATTTAGGAACTAGATGGAAGTCTAACCCATTTAGAGGAAGTTCTCACGCTAAGGGAATTGTTGTTGAAAAAGTCGCTATTGAAGCTAAACag CCAAACTCTGCATACAGAAAATGTGTTAGAGtacaattaataaaaaatggtaaaaaaattaccgCTTTTGTTCCTGGAGACGGttgtttaaattttattgacGAAAATGATGAAGTTTTAGTTTCAGGATTTGGTAGAAGTGGGCACTCAGTTGGTGATTTGCCTGGTGTTAAATTCAAAGTTGTTAAAGTAGCAAGAGTATCTTTATTAGctttatttaaagaaaagaaagaaaaaccAAGATcataa
- a CDS encoding 40S ribosomal protein S12, putative, with the protein MADAESVENNVVVEEKAVFDNITAIQKVIKNALVHDGLKIGIREVIKSIESKEAKVCFLSNVCSEPAYKKLVTALCAEKQIPLFMIDNDSKDLGQWSGLFKVDKEGNARKIIGASSVAVIDFGEESAERDFLMSQKPTAAAA; encoded by the exons atggctGACGCAGAGAGtgttgaaaataatgtagTAGTTGAAGAAAAGGCAgtttttgataatataacaGCTATCCAAAAg gtcataaaaaatgccTTAGTACATGATGGATTGAAGATTGGAATAAGGGAAGTAATAAAATCAATTGAATCTAAAGAAGCCAAAGTCtgttttttatcaaatgtGTGCTCCGAGCCTgcctataaaaaattagttACTGCTTTATGTGCAGAAAAACAAATCCCATTATTTATGATTGATAATGATAGTAAAGATTTAGGACAATGGTCTGGATTATTTAAAGTAGATAAAGAAGGAAATGctagaaaaattattggAGCAAGTTCTGTTGCTGTTATTGATTTTGGTGAAGAATCAGCTGAAAGAGATTTCCTTATGTCACAAAAACCAACAGCTGCAGCTGCCTGA
- a CDS encoding 60S ribosomal protein L7, putative, with product MADRYEEKGDNEIGNDMAAIKAKRAKNAAAVKKRIMKRLKDTKLINKKKRTELRARTLKYEKEYAEERRKITELKREARKNNCFYREAEKKVVFVIRLKGVNKLPPKVKSVFRLLRLLQVHNGVFVKVNKATKEMLKIVEPYVTYGYPSLSTVRNLIYKRGYIKDGKVRRYSRKKIQNNEDISKHLGKYNVHGIEDMVYQIYTCGSVFKKVNNFLWAFKLKPPKKGFKAKRHGFNEPRPGDWGNREEHINELVSRMI from the exons aTGGCA GATCGATATGAAGAAAAAGGTGATAATGAAATAGGAAATGACATGGCCGCCATAAAGGCCAAAAGAGCTAAAAATGCTGCAGCAGTAAAGAAAAGAATCATGAAAAGATTGAAGGATACCAAATTG ataaacaaaaaaaaacgtaCTGAATTAAGAGCAAGGACATtgaaatatgaaaaagaatatgCTGAAGAAAGAAGGAAAATAACAGAGTTGAAAAGAGAAgctagaaaaaataattgctTTTATAGAGAAGCTGAAAAGAAAGTAGTTTTTGTAATAAGATTAAAGGGTGTTAATAAATTACCACCAAAAGTAAAAAGTGTATTCCGCTTATTAAGATTATTACAAGTACATAATGGAGTATTTGTTAAAGTAAATAAAGCTACAAAAGAAATGCTAAAAATTGTTGAACCATATGTCACATATGGATATCCATCATTATCCACTGTTAGAaacttaatatataaaagagGATATATAAAGGATGGAAAAGTACGTAGATATTctagaaaaaaaatccaaAACAATGAAGATATTTCAAAACATTTAGGTAAATATAATGTACATGGTATTGAAGATATGGTTTACCAAATATATACTTGTGGCtctgtttttaaaaaagtaaataatttCTTATGGGCATTTAAACTAAAACCACCCAAGAAAGGATTCAAAGCAAAACGACATGGATTTAATGAACCAAGACCTGGAGATTGGGGAAACAGAGAAGAACATATTAATGAGTTGGTTAGTAGaatgatttaa